CTTCAAACTCAAAGGGGATACCTTCGTGGCGCTAACATTAAGTGATTTCGCTCAGTCTCTTACCGTAGAAACCGCGTTCAGCGTTCTGGCCGTTGCCAAACAGCTTAAAGCGGAAGGTAAAGATGTCGTCGAACTCGAAGTCGGCGACAGTCCGTTTGACAGTACTGCTTCTGCCAAATCCACCGGGATTGAAGCCATCCAGAACAACCAGTCACACTATTGTGCATCACCGGGTATTCCTGAGTTTCGCAAGGCTGCCGCAGATTTTGTCTCCCGGGAATTCAATGTCGACGCAAAACCGGAAAACATCGTAGTGGGTCCCGGAGCCAAAGTATTCGAGCAGTTCTTCTGTGAAGCATTCTTAAACCCCGGAGATGGCGTACTGGTTTTCAGCCCGTATTTCCCCACGTATCTGCCGAACATTCAACGCCGCGGCGCCCGCATGGTGCTGTCTGACCTGAAACAGTCAAATGAATTCCGACCTGATCTCGCCGACATCAAAAAGTTTCTGGCAGAGGACCCTTCTCCCAAAGCCATCTTCCTGAACTCTCCCCATAATCCCACTGGTGGCGTCATTCCGGAAGAGGATCTGAAAGCGATTGCCGACCTGATTCGCGGAAAAAACATTGCTGTCTTCAGCGACGAACCTTACTGCCACATGGTCTGGCAGGGTAAACATCATTCGATCCTCGCACAACCGGGTATGATGGATCAATGCGTTTCTGCATACACTTTCAGTAAATCCTACAGCATGAGTGGCTGGCGGCTGGGTTTCTGTGTGGCATCAGAAGCAGTCGCGACCTCAATCGGGAAAATGGTGAATACAACACTCTCCTGTACACCTCCGATCGTCCAGCTGGCTGGCGCTGCTGCACTCAACTGTGATTCAGTCGAGCGGGACGAAGTCATGCTGAAATTCCGTGAGAAAGTGGTACTGCTGACGAACAAGCTGAACGCCATCGAAAACTTCCACGCGCTCGATCCACATGCCACGTTTTACGTTTTCGTGAATGTTGCTCCGGTCTGCAATCAACTCGGGATTACCAGTCATGGCCTGGCGTTATACCTGCTGGAAGGTGCCGACGATGATTTTGGAATTGCCTGCCTGGGTGGAGAATGTTTCGGAGAAGCCGGACAGGGATTTTTGCGGTTCAGCTGTGCCGAACCGAATGATCGACTGGAACAGGCGATCGATTTTATTCCTGAAGCACTCTCTCGAACGGACCGCATTGCCAGCTATCTGGAATCACATCCGGCTGCCCGGCTGAAAGCACCATACCCGGTATAAATCGAGATCATGACGCTTGGCATTACCGTAAGTCAGACCAGTTTTCAGGGATGTTATGAATCGTTATCAACTACTGATACGCAGCGGACTGATTCTATACTGGATAACACTGTTCACAGCGACTCATGTTCCACTTAAGAAGGGAACCATCCCACAGGGGACCGATGTGCCTCTGCATTTTATTGCATATGCGGGGCTGGCGTTTCTACTGACTTGGTGGCTGTCACTGAAGTGGGACAGGCTGACAGTCAAACGTCTGTTAGTGATTTTTGTCGGGGTGAGCCTGTTTGGTGTGCTAGACGAACTCCTTCAGGGCATTCCCATTATACAACGCGAACCGAGTATCAAAGACTGGATCGCTGATACGACAGGTGCGCTGTTGGGGATTTCCTTGTTTCTGATCGTAAGCAAGCCGCTGCTTTTAATCAGAAACCGCTTCCAGCAAAAACCAGATCAATCAGATTGAACAGTTATGTTAATGGCGTAACAAATCTGATTACAGTTTTTTACTGGTGGAAGGAGTCCGCCAGCGCCGCTTCGATTTCTCCAATAGATTGATCGCACCTGCGGGTCCCCAGGTTCCGGCGTAATATGGTTCTGGCGTATGCTCGGGCCGCTCCCATTGCTCCAGCACGGGAGTTACGAATTTCCAGGCGGCTTCCAGCTCGTCACTGCGGGTAAACAACGTCGAATCGCCGCGCAGAACATCCATCAGTAATCGTTCGTAGGCTTCAGGCAGACTCGTGTGATATGCGTCTTCAAACGCGAAATCCATCGTGACTGGCTGGATCTGATACTGCATTCCAGGTCGCTTCGTCGAAAATTTCATCGAGATTGATTCTTTAGGCTGGATGCGGAAGATCAACTCATTCGGTTTGCGTTCCACCATCGAACAGATATCGCCGTCGCATTCCACCGTCGTAAACAGATTCATCGGGGGATGTTTGAACTGAATCGCAATTTCACTCACACGCTCAGGCAGGCGTTTTCCCGTTCGCAGATAAAAGGGGACTCCTTCCCAGCGCCAGTTTTCCACCAGGACTTCCATCGCCACAAATGTTTCACGATTTGAGTTAGCAGGCACCCGTTCTTCTTCCCGATAACCGGGAACTGCCTGATCATGCGACTGCCCTGCGGTATACTGACCGGCTACAGCCCAGTCCGAAATGGGTCCTTTTGAACCCGGAGTAAGCGTTTTGAGTACTTTGAGTTTTTCATCGCGGATTTCTTCGCCACTGAATAACGCCGGTGGTTCCATGGCGATCAGACACAGCAACTGCAACACGTGATTCTGCAGCACATCCCGTAAGGCTCCGGAACGGTCATAATAACCGCCACGCCCGTGTTCGATCCCCTGAGATTCCGCTACGGTAATCTGCACATGATCAACATGGTTGCGATTCAACAGTGGCTCAAATATCGAGTTACTCAATCGGAATAACAGAATATTCTGAACGGTCTCTTTACCAAGATAATGATCGATGCGATAGATCTGATCTTCTGATAATAGTTCGCTCAACTCCTGGCTCAGTTTCTGTGCAGATGTCAGATCGTGGCCAAAAGGTTTTTCAATGACAACCCGCAACCATTGATCTTCTGAGTTGCGGGGAATCATTTTCGCGCGAGAGAGTGCCTGCACGGCGGGGTAAAAGAGCGAAGGTGCCGTCGCCAGGTAAGCGACGCGTTTGGAAATCACATCTCCCACCGTTTCACGTTCCACAGTTTCAATTGTTGATTTCAACGAAGCATGATCACTTTCGTCTGTGATATCGACTTCGCGATAATAGAGCCGTTTTGAAAAAGTCGCCCATTTTTCATCGGTCACTGTTCCAGTACGGGTAAACTGTGCCACTGATTCACGCTGTTCAGTGCGAAACTGCTCATCCGTTTTGGAGCGACGTGCCAACCCGATAATCGGCAGCTCTTCAGAGAGAAAACCTTCGCTCCAGAGGTCATACAACGCAGGGATCAGTTTACGTGCCGTCAGATCGCCGGATGCACCAAAAATCAGGATGGTTGCTGTGGTCAGATCGACTGATGAACTTGAATTGGCCATGACTTACATCCGTGCCTTTTTGGAGAAGTGAATTCGGAAAATTGAAAGAGCGCCACAAACAGCTGACTAAATCTTAGCCGACTGCTGTTCAATCAGAGCGTCCAGTTCGCCTTTGAGTCGAGGCAGTATATCATCATAAGAATAGCGGCCCAGAGATTCACTCCCCTTTTTCAGGTTCACGTAATTCGGCCCGCACCAGAGTCCGAGGTCGGCGTCATCTGTTTCACCAGGACCATTGACTCGGCACCCCATCACGGCAATTGTGATTTTATGATCTTTGGCATAAGCGGTCATCTGTTTAACATCGCCCGCCAGATCCACAAAGACTTCATTCTCGACTCGAGAACAACTGGGACAGCTGATGATATTTAATCCCTTCTGGTCGAAATCGACAACGGATCGAACCCGACCGGCAGCGATATCATGCAGAATTGATTGACCGGCTGCAATCTCTTCTCCTTTGCGGTCATTGGGTACGGTCAGAGAAACGCGAATGGTATCACCGATGCCTTTGCTGACCAGCTGCTCGAATGCAATCCGGGTTTTAATCACACCGTCAGGTGGCAGGCCCGCTTCCGTGACGCCCAGATGCAGCGGAATATCAGGTCGTTTGGCAGCAAACCGGGTGTTGACTTCAATCACTTTCGCGGGATCAGAATCTTTCAGTGAAACACAGAACCGTGTGAAGTCTATGGATTCCAGAAATTCACAATGATCCAGTGCGCTTTCCAGCATCGGCGAAATGGAATCATGCGGATCATACTTTTCCAGCTTGGCTGGATCGACGGAACCGCAGTTCACCCCCACACGCATTGCACAATCATTGTCTTTCGCAACTTCGGCGATGAAACGAACTTTTTCCTGCCAGGCTTTTTCCGGCTCATGGTGATACAGATGACCCGGGTTATATCGCAGCTTATTCACATATGGTGCAATCACTTCCGCCAGGCGATAATTTTCCTGCAGATCGACGGTCAGCGGAACGGTTGTCTGCTTGCGGATTTCGATTAACGCAGCTGCTTCCCGCTTATTATCAACGGCAATCCGCACGATATCTGCCCCCGCCCGTTCGAGCGAGTGAATCTGGGCAACGGTCGCGTCGATATTACTGGTTTTGGTAGCAGTCATGCTTTGTACGGCGATCGGATGAGCATTTCCAATCGTGACTGTACCAATTCTCACTTCTCTGGTTGGATTACGTGGTAATTGCAAGTTGTTTATTCCTTGTAAGATAAAACCGCTGATCGACCCGCTGTCGGGCTCCCGGATTGTAAAAGATCGCGGGCTCAACGTCCATTGATGAAAAAAGTTAAAAATCAATTGGGATTGACAGATTTTGGATGTCGTT
The sequence above is a segment of the Gimesia algae genome. Coding sequences within it:
- a CDS encoding pyridoxal phosphate-dependent aminotransferase, which produces MALTLSDFAQSLTVETAFSVLAVAKQLKAEGKDVVELEVGDSPFDSTASAKSTGIEAIQNNQSHYCASPGIPEFRKAAADFVSREFNVDAKPENIVVGPGAKVFEQFFCEAFLNPGDGVLVFSPYFPTYLPNIQRRGARMVLSDLKQSNEFRPDLADIKKFLAEDPSPKAIFLNSPHNPTGGVIPEEDLKAIADLIRGKNIAVFSDEPYCHMVWQGKHHSILAQPGMMDQCVSAYTFSKSYSMSGWRLGFCVASEAVATSIGKMVNTTLSCTPPIVQLAGAAALNCDSVERDEVMLKFREKVVLLTNKLNAIENFHALDPHATFYVFVNVAPVCNQLGITSHGLALYLLEGADDDFGIACLGGECFGEAGQGFLRFSCAEPNDRLEQAIDFIPEALSRTDRIASYLESHPAARLKAPYPV
- a CDS encoding VanZ family protein yields the protein MNRYQLLIRSGLILYWITLFTATHVPLKKGTIPQGTDVPLHFIAYAGLAFLLTWWLSLKWDRLTVKRLLVIFVGVSLFGVLDELLQGIPIIQREPSIKDWIADTTGALLGISLFLIVSKPLLLIRNRFQQKPDQSD
- the zwf gene encoding glucose-6-phosphate dehydrogenase; this translates as MANSSSSVDLTTATILIFGASGDLTARKLIPALYDLWSEGFLSEELPIIGLARRSKTDEQFRTEQRESVAQFTRTGTVTDEKWATFSKRLYYREVDITDESDHASLKSTIETVERETVGDVISKRVAYLATAPSLFYPAVQALSRAKMIPRNSEDQWLRVVIEKPFGHDLTSAQKLSQELSELLSEDQIYRIDHYLGKETVQNILLFRLSNSIFEPLLNRNHVDHVQITVAESQGIEHGRGGYYDRSGALRDVLQNHVLQLLCLIAMEPPALFSGEEIRDEKLKVLKTLTPGSKGPISDWAVAGQYTAGQSHDQAVPGYREEERVPANSNRETFVAMEVLVENWRWEGVPFYLRTGKRLPERVSEIAIQFKHPPMNLFTTVECDGDICSMVERKPNELIFRIQPKESISMKFSTKRPGMQYQIQPVTMDFAFEDAYHTSLPEAYERLLMDVLRGDSTLFTRSDELEAAWKFVTPVLEQWERPEHTPEPYYAGTWGPAGAINLLEKSKRRWRTPSTSKKL
- the ispG gene encoding (E)-4-hydroxy-3-methylbut-2-enyl-diphosphate synthase, coding for MQLPRNPTREVRIGTVTIGNAHPIAVQSMTATKTSNIDATVAQIHSLERAGADIVRIAVDNKREAAALIEIRKQTTVPLTVDLQENYRLAEVIAPYVNKLRYNPGHLYHHEPEKAWQEKVRFIAEVAKDNDCAMRVGVNCGSVDPAKLEKYDPHDSISPMLESALDHCEFLESIDFTRFCVSLKDSDPAKVIEVNTRFAAKRPDIPLHLGVTEAGLPPDGVIKTRIAFEQLVSKGIGDTIRVSLTVPNDRKGEEIAAGQSILHDIAAGRVRSVVDFDQKGLNIISCPSCSRVENEVFVDLAGDVKQMTAYAKDHKITIAVMGCRVNGPGETDDADLGLWCGPNYVNLKKGSESLGRYSYDDILPRLKGELDALIEQQSAKI